Below is a window of Longimicrobiaceae bacterium DNA.
GCCCTGCCCGACATCCGCCCGTTATCTCCCGATTCGGCCGGCGGCATCGAGGCGCCGATGTGTTGCTCGCACGCGGAGGACGTGCGTACGTTGCGAGCAGCGGCGCGGGAAGGCCGACCTGTGGCCCTACCGTGCATCCCCTGTCTTCATCTCCCAACCGAGCGTTCGCCCGATGCCGCTGTCTCCCCCTTCACGTGGCTACGTTTCCGCAAAGGCCGGCCGGTTCACCGAATCCGTGATCCGCGAGATGACGCGCGAGGCCGCGAAATACGGCGCCGTGAACCTGTCGCAGGGCTTCCCCGACTTCACCGCGCCCGAGGCCATCAAGGAAGCGGCGATGCGCGCCGTGGCGGCGGACGTGAATCAGTACGCGATCACCTGGGGCGCCAAGGACTTGCGCGACGGCATCGCGGCGAAGGCGGGATGGTACCTGGGCCTGGACGTGGACCCGGAACGCGAGATCACCGTCACGTGCGGATCGACGGAGGCGATGATCGCGGCGATGATGGCGACGGTGGATCCCGGCGACGAGGTGATCGTCTTCGAGCCGTTCTACGAGAACTACGGGCCCGATGCGATCCTCTCGGAGGCGACGCCGCGCTACGTGCCGCTGCGGGCGCCGGACTGGAGCTTCGACCGGGCCGATCTGGCGGCAGCGTTCAACGAGCGGACGCGCGCCATCATCGTCTGCAACCCCAACAACCCGACCGGCAAGGTGTTCGGGGATGAGGAGATGCGCTTCATCGCGGAGCTGTGCGTGGAGCACGACGTGCTCTGCTTCAGCGACGAGATCTACGAGCACATCCTCTACCCGCGGCCGGGCGCGGACGTGAAGCACCGGTCGATGGCACAGATGCCGGGGATGCGCGAGCGGACGGTGGTGATCAACTCGATGTCGAAGACGTACTCGGTGACGGGCTGGCGCGTTGGCTGGTGCATCGCCCCGGCGGAGATCACGGCGGCGATCCGGAAGGTGCACGACTTCCTGACGGTGGGCGCCGCCGCGCCGCTCCAGGCTGCGGGCGCCTTCGCGCTGCGCCTGCCGCGCGAGTACTACGCGGACCTCCAGGCCGCCTACGGGCGGCGCCGCGAGATGCTGCTTTCCACGCTGCGCGGCGCCGGGTTCGGTGTGGCGGAGCCGGACGGCGCGTATTACGTGATGGCGAATATCACGCCCTTCGCGCACCTGGGGCACGCGGACGACGTGGCGTTCACGCGCTTCCTGGTACGCGAGATCGGCGTGGCCTGCGTGCCCGGATCGTCGTTCTACAGCGCCGCCCACTGCGCCGAGCT
It encodes the following:
- a CDS encoding aminotransferase class I/II-fold pyridoxal phosphate-dependent enzyme produces the protein MTREAAKYGAVNLSQGFPDFTAPEAIKEAAMRAVAADVNQYAITWGAKDLRDGIAAKAGWYLGLDVDPEREITVTCGSTEAMIAAMMATVDPGDEVIVFEPFYENYGPDAILSEATPRYVPLRAPDWSFDRADLAAAFNERTRAIIVCNPNNPTGKVFGDEEMRFIAELCVEHDVLCFSDEIYEHILYPRPGADVKHRSMAQMPGMRERTVVINSMSKTYSVTGWRVGWCIAPAEITAAIRKVHDFLTVGAAAPLQAAGAFALRLPREYYADLQAAYGRRREMLLSTLRGAGFGVAEPDGAYYVMANITPFAHLGHADDVAFTRFLVREIGVACVPGSSFYSAAHCAELGGDRQVRFCFCKRDETLAAAAERLGRLGSL